A window of Drosophila subobscura isolate 14011-0131.10 chromosome E, UCBerk_Dsub_1.0, whole genome shotgun sequence contains these coding sequences:
- the LOC117890040 gene encoding uncharacterized protein LOC117890040 produces MAATDGQIILAASRFGDATPVYLRDFSKQPLPAVAKILKGQHQALGVPTLSAPSLQSTALFLSAGKKYQILAQPIKIKEGRKPTNVGAKVLIPETYGGYFELLSEDGRSTRCIDSVLELSRRRNARVLVRETFRCQQMNRTIHAGELLTTMNDNGKYLQCRNIKDEIINLPLDTKAKFSAIAREDSISGVHTVKNLLLKRMPVIVRLVHGSAPKGLKQPFVPELRLLGCVEIDRIFALPLQKDTDLVPVPLNAKIKLQRVKNMEQLEHFIEYTRFLEKAQRLLADARDRLQIVDLKLSEKEKKDSKFHSRNGSGNRLPVVMLPSAAGMASGLAESGYVLRKSASCDSWSKQHQQALNSEIAEEYNEIDHIYDYVRGLTPLSKGLARFEPICESPTLKSHHTDSGSGNYCSLIRAPITHQQSSQQAAGANNNYSSLESNKHSSSNGGGHQHQHTHPHQHQHQHPHPHQHGHGHHMVNHYHHSHIQEDIKPVPPPIETIPGKKPAEKRQRPTLPKLYIKNANAHSAGSSSNGNSTGTGTATTHSHSHSHSHSHSHTHSHSQQQQQQQQLQMQQQATTPNGNTANAVANAAAAAVAAAHHHGSMHNHSHSSHPHAHPHPHPHHGKVLTPNNHLPAKEPLEPQSPLFHIRYKSLSSLQLTPDNNNTPMTPPTISAHGKGAAVPTSNASPGTPPEVVLKCGSILNVHGYLTSVGAPVMPMPHPHSRSSSSNNHHNPREGTLDSSRSGGRTSGDSNKLPEKKTRRLSRPRSLSNLVWDLRPSKEKSKKKLYIHHFDQRQQATLYL; encoded by the exons ATGGCCGCCACCGATGGCCAAATCATATTGGCCGCCTCCCGTTTCGGCGATGCCACGCCCGTCTACTTGCGCGACTTCTCCAAGCAACCGCTGCCGGCGGTGGCCAAGATCCTCAAGGGCCAGCACCAGGCGCTCGGCGTGCCCACGCTATCGGCCCCCTCGCTGCAGAGCACGGCGCTGTTCCTGAGCGCCGGCAAGAAGTACCAGATCCTCGCGCAGCCCATCAAGATCAAGGAGGGTCGCAAGCCCACCAATGTGGGCGCCAAGGTGCTCATCCCAGAGACCTATGGCGGCTACTTTGAGCTGCTCAGCGAGGATGGGCGCTCCACGCGCTGCATTGACTCGGTCCTGGAGCTGTCGCGACGCCGCAATGCCCGCGTCCTGGTGCGCGAGACGTTCCGCTGCCAGCAGATGAACCGCACCATCCATGCGGGCGAGCTGCTGACCACGATGAACGACAATGGCAAGTACCTGCAGTGCCGCAACATCAAGGACGAGATCATCAATCTGCCACTCGATACCAAAGCCAAGTTCTCGGCCATAGCGCGCGAGGACAGCATCAGCGGTGTGCACACCGTCAAGAATCTGCTCCTCAAGCGGATGCCAGTCATTGTGAG ACTCGTCCATGGCAGTGCCCCCAAGGGACTGAAGCAGCCGTTTGTGCCCGAACTGCGGCTGCTGGGTTGCGTGGAAATCGATCGGATCTTTGCCCTGCCACTGCAGAAGGACACCGATCTGGTGCCAGTGCCGCTGAATGCGAAAATCAAGCTGCAGCGGGTCAAGAAcatggagcagctggagcactTCATCGAGTATACGCGCTTCCTGGAGAAGGCGCAACGCCTGCTGGCGGATGCGCGCGATCGCCTGCAGATCGTCGATCTCAAGCTgagcgagaaggagaagaaggactCCAAGTTCCACAGTCGAAATGGCAGCGGCAATCGGCTGCCCGTGGTGATGCTGCCCTCGGCCGCGGGCATGGCCAGCGGTCTGGCGGAGAGCGGCTACGTGCTGCGCAAGAGCGCCAGCTGCGATTCCTGGTccaagcagcatcagcaggcgTTGAACAGCGAAATTGCCGAGGAGTACAATGAGATCGATCATATTTACGATTATGTGCGGGGTCTGACGCCCCTCTCCAAGGGTTTGGCGCGCTTCGAGCCCATCTGCGAGTCGCCCACACTGAAGTCACATCACACggacagtggcagcggcaactaCTGCAGCCTCATCCGCGCACCCATAACCCATCAGCAGTCGAGTCAGCAAGCCGCCGgcgccaacaacaactacagcagccTGGAGTCGAacaagcacagcagcagcaacggtggcggccatcagcatcagcatacCCATccgcaccagcatcagcaccagcatccgcatccgcatcagcATGGCCACGGCCATCACATGGTGAATCATTATCACCACAGCCATATACAGGAGGACATCAAGCCGGTGCCGCCGCCCATTGAGACGATACCCGGCAAGAAGCCGGCGGAGAAGCGTCAGCGTCCTACACTACCAAAGCTTTACATCAAGAATGCCAATGCGCATagtgccggcagcagcagcaatggcaactcCACGGGCACCGGCACCGCCACCactcacagtcacagccacagtcacagccataGTCACAGTCACactcacagtcacagccaacagcagcagcagcagcaacagttgcagatGCAACAACAGGCAACGACCCCAAATGGAAATACAGCGAATGCTGTGGCCaatgcagcggctgctgcggtCGCTGCTGCCCATCATCATGGCTCCATGCACAACCATTCGCATAGCTCCCATCCGCACgctcatccacatccgcatccacatcacGGCAAGGTGCTGACGCCCAACAATCATTTGCCAGCCAAGGAGCCGCTGGAGCCGCAATCGCCGCTGTTTCACATCAG GTACAAGAGCCTCAGTAGCCTGCAGTTGACGCCGGACAACAATAACACACCCATGACGCCGCCGACGATCTCAGCACATGGCAAGGGGGCGGCTGTACCGACGTCCAACGCATCGCCAGGCACACCACCCGAAGTGGTGCTCAAGTGTGGCAGCATTCTGAATGTGCACGGCTATCTGACGTCGGTGGGGGCGCCGGTCATGCCGATGCCACATCCGCACAgccgcagctccagcagcaatAACCATCACAATCCGCGCGAGGGCACGCTGGATTCGTCGCGCAGCGGCGGCCGGACATCGGGCGACTCGAACAAGCTGCCGGAGAAGAAGACGCGACGCTTGTCACGGCCCAGAAGCCTATCGAATCTGGTGTGGGACTTGCGGCCATCCAAAGAGAAGTCCAAGAAGAAGCTCTATATTCATCATTTCGATCAGAGGCAGCAGGCGACGTTGTATCTTTAG